A single window of Arvicanthis niloticus isolate mArvNil1 chromosome 20, mArvNil1.pat.X, whole genome shotgun sequence DNA harbors:
- the LOC117724945 gene encoding H-2 class II histocompatibility antigen, A beta chain, with translation MALQTPSLLLSAAVVALMLLSSPGTEGGDSPRDFLFQFIGQCYYTNGTQRIRLVTRYIYNQEEFVRFDSDVGEFRAVTERGRRQAEYFNSQKELLEQMRAEVDTVCRHNYEGLELTSLRRFEQPKVTISLSRTEALNHHNLLVCSVTDFYPAQIKVRWFRNGQEETVGVVSTQLIENGDWTFQVLVMLEMTPQRGEVYTCHVEHPSLQSPVTVEWRAQSESAQSKMLSGIGGCVLGVIFLGLGLFIRHRSQKGPRGPPPAGLLQ, from the exons atggctctgcagaCCCCCAGCCTCCTCCTCTCCGCAGCTGTGGTTGCGCTGATGCTGCTGAGCAGCCCAGGGACTGAGGGCGGAGACTCCCCAA GGGATTTCCTGTTCCAGTTCATAGGCCAGTGCTACTACACCAACGGGACGCAGCGCATACGGCTCGTGACCAGATACATCTACAACCAGGAGGAGTTCGTGCGCTTCGACAGCGACGTGGGCGAGTTCCGCGCGGTGACCGAGCGGGGGCGGCGGCAGGCCGAGTACTTCAACAGCCAGAAGGAGCTCCTGGAGCAGATGCGGGCCGAGGTGGACACGGTGTGCAGACACAACTACGAGGGGCTGGAGCTCACCTCCCTGCGGCGGTTCG AGCAGCCCAAGGTCACCATCTCCCTGTCCAGGACGGAGGCCCTCAACCACCACAACTTGCTGGTCTGCTCGGTGACAGATTTCTACCCAGCCCAGATCAAAGTGCGCTGGTTCCGGAATggccaggaggagactgtgggGGTCGTGTCCACACAGCTTATTGAGAACGGGGACTGGACCTTCCAGGTCCTGGTGATGCTGGAGATGACTCCTCAGCGGGGAGAGGTCTACACCTGCCACGTGGAGCACCCCAGCCTGCAGAGCCCGGTCACAGTGGAGTGGC GGGCACAGTCTGAGTCTGCCCAGAGCAAGATGCTGAGCGGCATCGGAGGCTGTGTGCTTGGGGTGATCTTCCTTGGGCTCGGCCTTTTCATCCGTCACAGGAGTCAGAAAG GACCTCGGGGGCCTCCTCCAGCAG GGCTCCTACAGTGA